AAGAACACCTATCAAACCGGCCTTCAGGCGAACATGTCGGCTTGGGCATTATGCAGGAACGGGCCCAACGGATTAACGCAGAATTGGCCATTACATCGCAGATTGGGCAAGGTACGGCGGTTATGCTGACTTTGCCAAAACAAATGAGAACAGCATCATGACGATTAAAATTACCCTTATTGACGACCACACCCTATTTCGCAGCGGTATCAAGGCCTTGCTTTCGCGCCAGCCTGATTTTGAAGTCGTCGGAGAAGCTTCAGACGGCCTGGCCGGCGTAAAAATGGTTGAGCAGCTCAAGCCTGATGTGGTCTTGCTGGACTTGGATATGCCGGTCATGAACGGCCGCGAAGCATTGGCTCAAATTTTAAGTAGCAATCCGCAGCTGACCGTCATCATGTTGACTGTTTCCGAAGACAGCGATGATTTGACCGAATGTATGCGTATGGGTGCAAAAGGCTTTTTGCTGAAAAACATCAACGCCGACTTTCTATTGGAAAGCATCCGCAAAGCTGTCGATGGCGACAATGTCTTTTCTCCAGAAATGACCAGCCGCTTGGTGCAATCGCTGATTTCTCCATCTCCTTCCCGCTCCGACCATCTGCTGGAGCAACTGACCCCGCGCGAGATGGAAATCTTGGGCTATCTTGCCGCCGGACACAGCAATAAAATCATTGCCCGTCATTTGAATCTGGCAGAGTCAACCGTCAAAGTGCATGTGCAAAACCTGTTGCGTAAGTTAAACCTAAGCAGCCGCGTCCAAGCTGCGGTTTATGCAGTGCAACACAAAGTACCGCAACCGGTATTGTCTTAATCAGGCCGTCTGAAACCTTCTTTTTAAAAGGTTTCAGGAAAAGCGTTTATTCGCTATAATCACGCCGATTTATATGCAGGGTTGTCTGATTCTTTCAGACGGCCTTTTTATTTGATTTCTCACTGATTTTAAACAACATGTCCGAAAACATTCCAGAAAATACACCCGAAAATACCGTTCCTGAAGAACACAAACGCAGCATCCGCAGTTTCGTCTTGCGTCAAGGCCATATGACCGCAGCCCAACAGCGCGCGATCGATACGATGTGGCCGCAATTTGGTGTGGACTTCCAAGAAGCTCCTTTGGATTTGAACCGCACTTTTGGACGGGATAATCCTAAAGTTTTGGAAATCGGTTTCGGTATGGGCGTTGCGACAGTGGAAATCGCCAAACGTCTGCCCGATACCGACTTTTTAGCGATTGATGTTCACGGCCCGGGCGTCGGCAATATCTTGAAGCTGATTGAGGAAGAACACATTTCCAATATCCGCGTGATGCGTCATGATGCAGTGGAAGTAGTGGAAAAGATGCTGGAAGACGGTTCTTTAGACGGCATTCATATTTTCTTCCCTGACCCTTGGCACAAAAAACGCCATAACAAACGCCGCTTGGTACAAGTGCCGTTTGTTGAAAAGCTGCTGCCCAAACTCAAAAGCGGCGGCTATGTCCATATGGCGACCGACTGGGAAGAATACGCCGTGCAAATGCTGGAAGTTTTGAGCAGTTTCGACGCTTTGCAAAACACGGCTGCCGATTACGCCCCTACGCCTGATTATCGTCCTGAAACCAAATTTGAAGCCCGAGGCAAACGATTGGGGCATGGCGTTTGGGACTTGGTGTTCCGTAAGAAATAAAGCCGAACATAAAACACAAGGCCGTCTGAAAAATTTCAGACGGCCTTTTATCTTACTGATTAAGCCAAGAAAAGTTTATAAGCCAGATTATCGGTTTCTTCTTTATACACATAACCCAAGCTCTCCAAGAAGTCGGTAAATGTTTCATTGTCGCTTTCAGGTACATCGATACCGACCAAAATACGGCCGTAGTCCGCACCATGATTGCGATAATGGAACAAAGTAATATTCCATTCGGCGCGCATATGATTCAAGAAGCGGGACAATGCGCCGGGACGTTCCGGAAATTCAAAGCTAACCAAGCGTTCGCTGGATACTTTTTCCGTACGTCCGCCGACCATGTAACGGATATGGATTTTGGCGATTTCATCATTGGTCAGGTCAACATTCGGCAAACCAGCGTCAGCCAGTTGTTTGCTGATGACGGCCAAGTCTTGCGCACCGGCAGTTTGCAAACCGACAAAAATATGAGCATTTTTGTCGTTGCCGTAGCGGTAGTTGAACTCAGTAATATTCCGACTACCCAAGACATTGATAAACTTGAGGAAGCTGCCTTTTTCTTCAGGAATGGTGACGGCAAAAATACCTTCGTTGCCCTCGCCCAGCTCACTGCGTTCTGAAACATGGCGCAGGCGGTGGAAGTTCATGTTGGCGCCACTGGTGACGGCAACTAAGTTTTGACCTTGGATATTGTTTTTCACAACGTAAGCCTTCAGACCGGCAAGGGCCAATGCGCCCGCAGGCTCGGTAATGCTGCGCGTATCGTCAAAAATATCTTTAATCGCGCCGCACAACATATCCGTATTGACCGTAATAATTTCATCCAACAGCTCTTTACACAGACGGAAAGTTTCCTCGCCCACCACTTTAACCGCCGTGCCGTCTGAAAACAGGCCGACATCTTTCAAATGTACGATTTCCCCAGCCTCTACCGATTGCTTCATACAGCAAGAATCATCGGTTTGCACGCCAATGACTTTAATTTCAGGGCAAACCTGTTTGATAAATGCCGCTACGCCTGCTGCCAAACCGCCTCCGCCAATCGGCACAAAAATCGCATTGATATTGCGGTGTTGACGGAGGATTTCCATACCGATGGTTCCCTGACCGGCAATCACATCAGGATCATCAAACGGCGCAATATAAGTCAGTTTTTCCTTTTCTGCCAACTCCATCGCATAATCATAGGCATCGTTGTAAGACACACCTTTCAACACCACTTCGCCGCCTCGGCTCTTGACCGCGTCAATTTTGATTTTGGGCGTTGTTTCCGGCATCACGATGACGGCGCGGCAACCCAAATACTGCGCCGATAAAGCCACGCCCTGCGCATGGTTGCCCGCGCTGGCAGCGATCACACCGCAATCCAAGGCTTCTTTCGGCAGCTTCGCCATTTTGTTGTACGCGCCGCGGATTTTGAACGAAAACACCGGCTGCAAATCTTCACGTTTGAGCAAAACCTGATTGTTCAGACGGTCTGACAGACTACGTGCCAAATCCAAAGGCGTTTCTACGGCCACATCATAAACGGAAGCGGTCAAAATACGGGTTAGATAATCAGAAAGAGGAAGGGAATGGTTCATGGTATTTTAGTGTTCGGAAATAAATTGCAATTCGGTCAAATCGACCGGACGAAAAAGTTAAAACCATACCCCTGAGGCCGTCTGAAGGCAAGAAAAATCTTAGCAAAGCCCAAATGAGACGGTATAATGTCCGCTTAATATCTATTTAATATGCCAAACTGTTTACTTTGAAAGAAACAGTGTCCACTCATATTCAAATCCACACATAATGATGAAAAAAACGCTACTTAGCTTAATTTTTGCTACTCTTATTAGTACTCCTGCCCTTGCTGCCGACCCGGTTGCATCCGCACCTGCTGTACAAAGCAATGCTCAAACGCAACCGCTGCTGCACAGCATCAACAGCCCGACAACGCCGCCGGAAATTGCAGCGACTGCCTATATCGTTACCGACCTGCACAGCAAGCAAACCTTAGCGTCCAACAATGCCGACACGCCTATCGAGCCTGCCGCATTGACGCAAATGATGACCGCCTACCTTGCCTTTAAAGCACTGGAAAACGGTACGCTTGAGGCAGGCCAAATGCTGACGGTTTCCAATGCTGCATGGAAAGTCGAAGGTTCGCGCATGTTCCTCGATCCCAAAGTTCCTGTCAGCGTCAGCTCCTTGATTAAGGGTACAACCATCCAATCGGCCAACGATGCCGCCATTACCCTTGCCGAAGCCATTGGCAACGGCTCTATCGACGAATTCGTCAAACAAATGAACGAAGAAGCCAAACGTTTGGGCATGAAGCACACCCACTTCAACAATCCGACCGGCATTTCTTCTAACGGCCATGTTTCAACCGTTGGCGACCTTGCCATCTTGGCCGCCGCACTCATCAATGACTATCCGAAATATTATCCATTATTTGCAAACAAATCTTTCAAATACAATAATATCGAGCAGCCCAACCGCAATCTCCTGCTCTATCGCGACAGCAGTATCGACGGTTTAAAAACCGGCTATAGCGAAGGCGCAGGTTACCATCTCGCCGCTTCCAGCAAACGCAACAACCGCCGTATTGTTTCCATCCTTGCCGGTGCCGAATCCACCGAAGCGCGCGCCAGTGAAAGCAGCAAACTGCTCAACTGGTCATTGCAGGCATTTGATACGCCTAAACTTTACAACGGCGGAGAAGTGATTTCCCAAGTCAAAGTTTACAAAGGCAGCACCAAAGCCGTAGATATCGGTTTCTTGGACGATGTTTACATTACCATTCCCCACGATACCGGTAAAAACGTCAAACCTATTTTAGAAACGCTTCAGCCCGTCCTCGCCCCGATTGAAAAAGGCCAAGTATTGGGCAAGCTGAAAGTCATGAAAGACGGTAAAATCATTGCCGAAAAAGACGTCGTCGCCCTGACTGGCGTGGAAGAAGGCAGCTGGTTGCGCCGTATGTGGGACGCGATTGTGTTGTGGTTTAAAGGTTTATTCAGTTAATCCAGTTTCCATCAAAACATACAAAAGGCCGTCTGAAATATTTCAAACGGCCTTTTGTATATCTGTTTTATGGCTTTAATAAAAATTCCTAACAAGAAATTTATCCATTTTAATCTTAGCAGTTTCAGTGATTGCCAATATGAAACGCTTCAAAAAATGCCGTCTGAAAACACAACGGTTTTCAGACGGCATTTCAATATCTTAATAGCTTATCAGCATGAGCTTAAACTAAGCCTTTTTTCTCCAGATAGCTTTCGTAATCGCCCAAGTAGTGTTCATATCCGCCTTTGCCATCCAATTCGATGATTTGGGTAGCCAATGAAGATACAAACTGACGGTCATGCGAGACGAAAATCAGCGTGCCGTTGTATTTTTCCAGCGCCATGTTCAAAGATTCGATACTTTCCATGTCCATGTGGTTGGTCGGTTCGTCCATGACCAAGACATTGGGTTTCAACAGCAACAGTTTGCCGTAAAGCATACGGCCTTTTTCGCCACCTGAGAGAACCTTCACTTTTTTCACGACATCGTTGCTGCCGAAGAGCAAGCGGCCCAAAGTGCCGCGGATGACTTGTTCGTCATCGCCTTCCTGACCCCATTGGCGCATCCATTCGCTCAGGTCCATATCGACGTCGAAGTCGTTTTCATGGTCTTGCGGATAGTAGCCAACACTGGCTTTTTCCGCCCATTTGATGGTGCCTTCGTCCGGCAGCAGGCCGTCTGAATATTCGGGGTTGTATGCGCCTGCCAAGAGTTTCAGCAAGGTAGATTTACCTGCGCTGTTCGGGCCGATGATGGCGAGGCGCTGGCCTGCTTCAAGGATAAAGTTCAGGTTTTTAAACAACTGGGTTTCAAAACGTTTGGCCAGTTTTTCAACTTCCACAGCCTGACGGTGCAACTTGGCTTTTTCATCGGCTTCAAAACGGATATATGGGTTTTGACGGGTAGAAGGTTTGACTTCGACCATCTCCGATTTGATTTTGTCTGCCTGTTTCAGACGGCTGGTTGCCTGACGGGCTTTGGATTTGTTGGCGGAGAAGCGAGCAACGAACTCTTGCAGCTCTTGCAGTTTCTCTTTGGCTTTGGCGTTGTCTTTCAGGGTGCGCTCACGCGATTGGGCGGAAGCGAGCATATAGTCGTCGTAATTGCCCGGATAGATGGTGATGGTGTTGTAGTCCAAATCCGCCATGTGTGTGCAGACTTCGTTCAAAAAGTGACGGTCGTGCGAGATAATGATCATGGTGGAGTCGTATTGGTTCAACACACCTTCCAACCAACGGATGGTATTAATGTCCAAGTTATTGGTCGGTTCGTCCAAAAGTAATACGTCTGGCTTGGAGAACAGGGCTTGCGCCAGCAATACGCGCAGTTTGAAGCCCGGGGCAACTTCTGCCATGGTCGCATTGTGCAAATCTTCGGAAATGCCCACGCCGCTCAACAATTCGGCAGCGCGTGCTTCGGCGGTGTAGCCGTCGTATTCGGCGAACTTAGCCTCCAGTTCGGCGGCTTTCATGTAGTCGTCTTCGGTGGCTTCGGGATTGGCGTAAATCGCATCACGCTCGGTCATTGCCGCCCACATTTCGGTGTGACCCATCATCACCACGTCCAGCACGCGCATGTCTTCGTAGGCAAACTGGTCTTGGCGCAATTTACCCAAACGCACGCCGTTTTCAATCGCGACTTCGCCGGCAGTCTGTTCCAAATCGCCGCCGAGGATTTTCATGAAGGTGGATTTGCCTGAGCCGTTGGCGCCGATCAAGCCGTAACGGTTGCCTTCGCCAAATTTGACGGATACGTTTTCAAACAGCGGCTTTGCGCCGAACTGCATGGTGATGCCGTTGGTAGAAATCATTATTCGTAAAACCTTTATAAATAGAATGTTATAATCGGACGCGATTGTAGCATATTTTTGCAAAGACCTCAGGATTGAGGCCATGGCAAATGCGCCCAATTTCAATGCAAGATAAAAACAGACAACGCTTCACGCAAAAATGCGTTGTAGGCAGTATTTCAGGCCGTCTGAAACGGAGAAACGATATGGAAACGCACAAAATCTATTACGCCGTAATTATTTTGGTATGTGCCGCCTCCATGCTGCTCAGCCCGTTTTTCTATATCCGCCGCACGCGCTCGGGCGCCGAATTGCGGCGCGCACCCAGACAGTGGAAACCCATCCTCTTCGCCAACATCATCATGATTGCGGCTTTGTTTGTTTGGTGGAAATGGTTTTAAGGAAAAATAAAAAATGAACAAAATTTGGATCAGCACATTACTGCTCGCTTTGACAACTGCAGTTTCCGCCGCGCCCATTTTTGAATGTACCGATTCCGCAGGCCGCAAAGTCTATACCCAAGCCGGCGGCAAAAACTGCAAAGCCAGCAATATCGGCAAACCGTCCGTATATACTTCTGCGCCTGTTTCAACACCGGCAACGCTGATTTCCCCAAGCAAAACCGAGCAAGCAGAAGAAGCTGTCGCCCCGGTCAATCCGGCTGATGTCGGCGCGGCCAAGCGTGCTTTAGATACTGCCAAGAAAAATTTGGAAGAAGGCAAAAAAGTGCGTTATGGTAATGAACGCAACTATGCCCGCTATCTCGAACGGATCAATGGTTTGGAAAAAGCCGTCCGCTCGGCTCAGGAAAACTATGACGCGGCGCAACACCAGCCCTCATCGCCTGAATCTGTTGCTTATTGATTCCCCAACACCAGCAAGGCCGTCTGAAATTTGATGTTCAGACGGCCTTTTCATCTTTTCAATATAACAAAATCGTCTTTATACCAAACAAAGCATTCTTTCCAGTTTTCAGACGGCCTTGTTAAAGTAAGCGTGTATTAAATTCTGACGGTTGCCATTATGTTGTTACTCAAAACACCTTCTGTATTGCCGGGTTTTAAGCTCAGCCTAGGCTTGACGGTTTTGTGCCTGTCGCTTTTGGTGGTTTTGCCGTTTGCGATGATGGCGGCCAAAGCGGCGGAAATTGGCTGGAGCGGATTTTGGAACACGATTACCGAACCCAATGTCTTGGCGGCCGTCTGGCTGAGTTTGCGAATGTCGTTTTATGCGATGTTGACCAATATCGTGTTCGGCACGTTGGTTGCCTGGGTATTGGTGCGCTATGAATTTCCGGGCAAAGGATTGGTAAACGCTTTGGTCGATTTGCCGTTTGCGCTGCCGACGGCGGTAACAGGCATTGCGTTGGCAACCCTGTATGCGCCCAATGGCTGGATAGGCCGTTTTTTCGAGCCTTTGGGCATCAAAATCGCCTTTACGCCCATCGGTATTTGGATTGCGCTGATTGTCGTCAGCATGCCCTTTATCGTCCGCGCCGTGCAGCCGGTATTGGAAGAGTTGTCGGGCGAATATGAAGAAGCGGCGGCGACTTTGGGCGCAAGCCGTTGGACTACGTTCCGCCGCGTCCTCTTGCCAGAAATCACACCGGCCCTATTGACCGGCGCAGGCATGATGTTTGCCCGCTCTACCGGCGAATACGGCTCGGTCATTTTTATCGCGGGCAATATTCCGATGGTATCTGAAATCCTGCCCTTGATTATTACCGGCAAACTGGAGCAATACGATGCTCAGGGCGCATCAGCCGTTGCTCTGTTTATGCTGATGATTTCGTTTGTCATCCTGTTGATTTTGAACATTATGCAATGGACTTTGAGCTGCCGCGCCGGAGCGAAGGTTTAACAAACAACAGGCCGTCTGAAACATCAAGCAAACATTTTTCAGACGGCCTAAACGGATACAAGAATAAATAGAGGCTTCACTAACATGAAAACCCATTCCACCAATCCAAACCTGAGCGAACCGCGTTGGCTGCGCGTATTGCTGACCGCTACCGCCTTGGGCTTTCTGCTGCTGATGCTGGTCGTGCCATTGGTTGCCGTATTCTACGAGGCCTTAAAAGGCGGTTGGGATTTATACCTGCAATCCTTGACCGATCCCGAGGCATGGTCTGCCATCAAATTAACGCTGATTACCGCGCTGATTGTCGTCCCTGTCAATGCCGTATTGGGCGTGGCGATGGCGTGGCTGCTGACCCGTTTTGACTTTCGCGGCAAGCAGTTGCTGACCACTCTGCTCGATTTGCCGTTTTCCGTATCGCCCGTGGTGGCCGGTTTGATGTTCGTCTTATTGTTCGGCGCGCACACGGCATTGGGCGGCTGGCTGGAAGCGCAAGGCATACAGATTATCTTCGCCATCCCCGGCATTATTCTGGCGACGCTGTTCGTTACCTTCCCCTTTGTTGCACGCGAAATTATTCCTTTAATGCAGGCGCAGGGCGACAGCGAAGAACAGGCCGCCTTGATACTCGGCGCCAGCGGCTGGCAGATGTTTTGGCGCGTTACCCTGCCCAACATCAAATGGGCGCTGCTCTACGGCATCATCCTCACCAACGCCCGCGCGATGGGAGAATTCGGCGCGGTCAGCGTAGTATCGGGACACATACGCGGCGAAACCAACACCATCCCGCTTTTGGTCGAAATCTTCTACAACGAATACAACTTCACCGGCGCATTCGCCCTCTCCGGCGTATTGGCACTTTTAGCCTTGGCCACCTTGCTGGTGCAAAACATCATCACAAAATTACAAGATAAAAAACTCGCCGCCGCTGAAAGGAACGCAGCATGAGCATCACCATCCAAAATCTAAACAAACACTTCGGCAGTTTCCACGCGCTGAAAAACATCAACCTCAACGTCCCCACCGGCAAACTCGTTTCCCTGCTCGGCCCTTCCGGCTGCGGCAAAACCACTCTCCTGCGCATTATTGCCGGACTGGAAAACGCCGACGGCGGCCAAATTCTCTTTGACGACCAAGACGTCACCACCAAACACGTCCGCGAGCGCAAAGTCGGTTTCGTGTTCCAACACTACGCCCTTTTCCGCCATATGAACGTGTTTGACAACGTTGCTTTCGGTTTGGCCGTATTACCCAAGTCCGAACGCCCGTCCAAAGAACAAATCCGCACCAAAGTCGAAGAATTGCTGAAACTCGTGCAGCTCTCCCACCTCGCCAAATCCTATCCGCACCAGCTCTCCGGCGGCCAACGCCAGCGCATCGCCCTCGCCCGTGCGCTTGCGGTCGAACCGAAACTCCTGCTTTTGGACGAACCCTTCGGCGCGCTGGATGCCAAAGTGCGCAAAGAATTACGCACTTGGTTGCGCGATATTCATCACAACTTGGGCGTAACCAGCATTTTGGTCACACACGACCAAGAAGAAGCCCTCGAAGTTTCCGACGAAATCGTCGTCATGAACCACGGTAAAATCGAACAAACCGGCAGCGCCGAAGCCATTTACCGCAAACCTGAAAACGCCTTCGTTACCGAGTTCTTAGGCGAAACCGACGCTTTTGAAGGACGCATTGAAAAAGGCATCTGGCACTACAACGGCTTCGCATGGAAATTGGACGCGCACTACAAATGGCAGGAGCAAACCGCCACCGGCTACATCCGACCACACGAATGGCAGCTTGCCGCCGAACACGAAACCCCGATGATCCGTGCCAAAATCGAAAAAATCCACGCCGTCGGCGCATTGACGCATATTTTGGTCAAACACGACAAACAAGACGTGCATATCACGCTGGCTGGCAGCGATGCAGCGCGTTACCAAATCGCCGAAGGCAAAGAATTGAAGCTGATTCCAAAACAGGTTTATGTCTTTTCTCAAAACGAACTGATTGAATATTCGATTTGAGACTAAATCATAAGGCCGTCTGAAAATCTGCTTTCAGACGGCCTTTCATCTTATTTAAACCTGCCAATCAATCGGCTCTAAACCATGCGCCTGCAAATAAGCGTTTGCCTGCGAAAAATGTTTGCAGCCGAAAAAGCCTCGATACGCCGACAAGGGAGAAGGATGCGGCGCGGTCAGCACCAAATGATGGCTGCGGTCGATAAACGCGCCTTTCTTCTGCGCATGGCTGCCCCACAGCATAAAGACCAAATGCTCGCGTTCCTTATCCAATTGTCGGATGACTTCATCGGTAAACGCCTCCCAGCCAAAAGTCGCATGAGAATGCGCCGCACCGGCACGGACAGTCAATACTGTGTTCAACAGCAATACACCCTGTTCCGCCCAATGCTGCAAATAGCCGTGTTGCGGAATCTGAAAGTCCTCAATATCCGTCGCCAACTCTTTATAAATATTGACCAACGACGGCGGCACCGCAATTTCAGGCTGCACGGAAAACGCCAAACCATGTGCCTGACCCGCACCGTGATACGGATCTTGCCCCAAAATCACTACTTTTACATTTCCGAATTCAGTCGTCCGAAAGGCATTGAATACGTCGCGTTCAGGCGGATAAACGGTTATCCCCGCCTGCCTGTCATGGCGCACCTTCTCCAAAATCGTTTGAAAATACGCCTTTTCTTTTTCCGCACCAATTGCCTCGTGCCAAGTCTGCATTGCTTGCCGCTCCATATTTGAATGGACTTATTATAACTGAAATAATTTTCAGCCTGTTGTTGCTGCTTTGGACGAAGCGGCAGGCAGATGGGGCATGAAAGTCTTGCGTTACGAAATCAAAGACTTGGTTTCGCCGGTTTGAAAATCATCGACGGCAACAAGCCTAAAGCCTCATAATAGCGTTCTGACTCAGGCCGTCTGAAAACCCGATACGGCTTTTCAGACGGCCTTTTTATATCGTTCGATTTTTATATGAATACACAAACCATCAAAATCTATCTTGTCGGTGGCGCCGTCCGCGACCATCTGTTAGGCCTGCCTGTCAAGGATCGCGACTGGGTAGTCGTCGGTGCAGATGCGCAAACCATGTTGGCTCAAGGCTATCAACCTGTCGGCAAGGATTTTCCCGTCTTTCTCCATCCGGACAGCCATGAAGAATACGCCCTCGCCCGTACCGAGCGCAAAACCGCAAAAGGCTATGCCGGATTCAGCTTTCATGCCGATAAAGACGTTACGCTGGAACAAGACCTGATGCGCCGCGACCTGACCATCAATGCCATGGCTCAAGATTCAGACGGCACGATCATCGATCCTTTTGGCGGACAACAAGACTTGGCGGCCGGCATCCTGCGCCACGTTTCGCCTGCCTTTGCCGAAGACCCCGTGCGTATTTTGCGTATCGCCCGTTTTGCCGCGCGTTATGGTTTTCAAATTGCCGATGAAACCATGTCGCTGATGCGGCAAATGGTAGAAAACGGCGAAGCCGATGCCTTGGTTGCCGAACGCGTCTGGCAAGAATTGGCCAAAGGCTTGATGGAGAAAAATCCGCGCCGAATGATTGAAGTTTTGCGCGAATGCGGCGCACTCAAAGTTTTACTGCCCGAGCTTGATGCCCTGTTCGGCGTACCGCAACGCGCCGACTATCATCCCGAAATCGACAGCGGTATTCATACGCTAATGGTTATACAACGAGCTGCCGAGATGAACCTGTCCCTCGCCGAACGCTATGCCGCCTTATTGCACGACTTAGGCAAGGCAAAAACACCGGCCGATATCCTGCCGAAACACTACGGACACGACGTCAACGGCGTCGAACCCGTCCGCGAAGTCAATCAACGCCTGCGCGCGCCCAAACACTGCGCCGAGCTTGCCGAACTTGTCTGCCGTTGGCACATCATGCTCCATCAAGTCGGGCAGTTCAAAAGCAAAACCATTTTGAATGTTTTGAAAAAAACCGACGCATTCCGCCGCCCAGAACGTTTTCAGACGGCCTTAAACGTCTGCGTGGCCGACAAACAAGGTCGTCTGAATCTTGAAAACACGCCTTATCCGCAACGCGAACACTGGCTGGCTTTACTTGAGGCCGCCAACCAAGTAGATGCAGGTAAAATTGCCGCCGAGTGCCGCACACAAGGGAAAGCCCATTTAATTGCCGAACAAATCGATCATGCCCGCTTAGCACAAATTAGGCCGATTCAAAAAGCGTATCAGGCTGAAAAAATAGGAGGCTATTGATGGCATCTTTGCGTTATAAAATTGAACAAACACCTAGCAAAATTACCTTGTCAGCAAAAATTATACGCAACAGACTCAAACTTCTATTAACTTGCAGAGATCTTGTAATCGTACTATTGATATTGGCAAACATTTCAAATTTAAACTTTGAATCAACATTTAATATCATACTCCTCATATTTTTAGGCCTGCTTTCTTGCCAATGTATTTATGACTTACTGTGGCAACTTTTTGGACAAGAATATATCCATGTTCAAAATGGAATACTTTCACACCAATTCGCGCTGTTTGGATTGGGAAAAGGTAAAAAATTTTCACTCGTAGAAATATCACAATGGCAGCCACATGAGAACTATGCAAATACTAAAAACACTAAAATCACACTGCGTAACTATTTGAGTCAGAGAAGGAATACATCCACCATCTCCAGCCCCTTACGACAACCAAATAGTAAACAAGGTGCATGGTCATTTGTTTATCATGGGAAAACCATATACATTGGAGAATTTTTTTATAGCGACGATTACCAAGCAATTAACTCTAAATTAAACAACCTAATACCGAAAAAAGCCAAAACAGGGACACTTGCCGAACCAGAACACGGACTTTGAAACAGCCGCCACGATATCCGCTATAATCTGCACCTTGACCATCTTATTTCAACAATAAAAATCATGACTATCCAGACCGATTTACTTCACGAAAAAATCAGCAATGAAGATTATCAACGCCTCATTGTCAAACACAGCGAATCTTTCAGCGACGGCGAAATCCGTCTATTAAACGAAATCCTTGAAAAATTCCGCTTTGATGTCGTACAGGCGCAAGCTTTGGCGCAAGCCGTCATGCAGCAGGTGCGCTTCGATCCAAACGACTACCATATCGACAGCGACGATGAAGACACAACCGGCATCTGTCCGCACTGCATCAACCCGCCCATGCCGCCCCTGCGCGATTATTTGGTTTGGCGCGAAACGCGCGGCTGAAAATCTTCCTAATCGATTTTGATAAGTTATTAACCATTCGCTATCGAACCAGGCCGTCTGAACAGGTGTATTCATTACATTTGTTCAGACGGCCTTTTGTAAATAAATGTTCATGACTAGGATAAATCAGTATAATCTGCGCCGTTTAAATTTTCTTCGGAGCTTTTATGAACCAGCTTAAAACAGCGGTAGCCGGTGCGCAGATTTTGTTTGTCGCAT
Above is a genomic segment from Neisseria subflava containing:
- a CDS encoding response regulator translates to MTIKITLIDDHTLFRSGIKALLSRQPDFEVVGEASDGLAGVKMVEQLKPDVVLLDLDMPVMNGREALAQILSSNPQLTVIMLTVSEDSDDLTECMRMGAKGFLLKNINADFLLESIRKAVDGDNVFSPEMTSRLVQSLISPSPSRSDHLLEQLTPREMEILGYLAAGHSNKIIARHLNLAESTVKVHVQNLLRKLNLSSRVQAAVYAVQHKVPQPVLS
- a CDS encoding D-alanyl-D-alanine carboxypeptidase family protein, with the translated sequence MMKKTLLSLIFATLISTPALAADPVASAPAVQSNAQTQPLLHSINSPTTPPEIAATAYIVTDLHSKQTLASNNADTPIEPAALTQMMTAYLAFKALENGTLEAGQMLTVSNAAWKVEGSRMFLDPKVPVSVSSLIKGTTIQSANDAAITLAEAIGNGSIDEFVKQMNEEAKRLGMKHTHFNNPTGISSNGHVSTVGDLAILAAALINDYPKYYPLFANKSFKYNNIEQPNRNLLLYRDSSIDGLKTGYSEGAGYHLAASSKRNNRRIVSILAGAESTEARASESSKLLNWSLQAFDTPKLYNGGEVISQVKVYKGSTKAVDIGFLDDVYITIPHDTGKNVKPILETLQPVLAPIEKGQVLGKLKVMKDGKIIAEKDVVALTGVEEGSWLRRMWDAIVLWFKGLFS
- a CDS encoding ABC-F family ATPase; protein product: MISTNGITMQFGAKPLFENVSVKFGEGNRYGLIGANGSGKSTFMKILGGDLEQTAGEVAIENGVRLGKLRQDQFAYEDMRVLDVVMMGHTEMWAAMTERDAIYANPEATEDDYMKAAELEAKFAEYDGYTAEARAAELLSGVGISEDLHNATMAEVAPGFKLRVLLAQALFSKPDVLLLDEPTNNLDINTIRWLEGVLNQYDSTMIIISHDRHFLNEVCTHMADLDYNTITIYPGNYDDYMLASAQSRERTLKDNAKAKEKLQELQEFVARFSANKSKARQATSRLKQADKIKSEMVEVKPSTRQNPYIRFEADEKAKLHRQAVEVEKLAKRFETQLFKNLNFILEAGQRLAIIGPNSAGKSTLLKLLAGAYNPEYSDGLLPDEGTIKWAEKASVGYYPQDHENDFDVDMDLSEWMRQWGQEGDDEQVIRGTLGRLLFGSNDVVKKVKVLSGGEKGRMLYGKLLLLKPNVLVMDEPTNHMDMESIESLNMALEKYNGTLIFVSHDRQFVSSLATQIIELDGKGGYEHYLGDYESYLEKKGLV
- the trmB gene encoding tRNA (guanosine(46)-N7)-methyltransferase TrmB produces the protein MSENIPENTPENTVPEEHKRSIRSFVLRQGHMTAAQQRAIDTMWPQFGVDFQEAPLDLNRTFGRDNPKVLEIGFGMGVATVEIAKRLPDTDFLAIDVHGPGVGNILKLIEEEHISNIRVMRHDAVEVVEKMLEDGSLDGIHIFFPDPWHKKRHNKRRLVQVPFVEKLLPKLKSGGYVHMATDWEEYAVQMLEVLSSFDALQNTAADYAPTPDYRPETKFEARGKRLGHGVWDLVFRKK
- the ilvA gene encoding threonine ammonia-lyase, biosynthetic, with the protein product MNHSLPLSDYLTRILTASVYDVAVETPLDLARSLSDRLNNQVLLKREDLQPVFSFKIRGAYNKMAKLPKEALDCGVIAASAGNHAQGVALSAQYLGCRAVIVMPETTPKIKIDAVKSRGGEVVLKGVSYNDAYDYAMELAEKEKLTYIAPFDDPDVIAGQGTIGMEILRQHRNINAIFVPIGGGGLAAGVAAFIKQVCPEIKVIGVQTDDSCCMKQSVEAGEIVHLKDVGLFSDGTAVKVVGEETFRLCKELLDEIITVNTDMLCGAIKDIFDDTRSITEPAGALALAGLKAYVVKNNIQGQNLVAVTSGANMNFHRLRHVSERSELGEGNEGIFAVTIPEEKGSFLKFINVLGSRNITEFNYRYGNDKNAHIFVGLQTAGAQDLAVISKQLADAGLPNVDLTNDEIAKIHIRYMVGGRTEKVSSERLVSFEFPERPGALSRFLNHMRAEWNITLFHYRNHGADYGRILVGIDVPESDNETFTDFLESLGYVYKEETDNLAYKLFLA